The Panicum virgatum strain AP13 chromosome 5K, P.virgatum_v5, whole genome shotgun sequence genome has a window encoding:
- the LOC120706862 gene encoding U3 small nucleolar ribonucleoprotein protein MPP10-like yields the protein MSAHKNTCETASSHREEAEKGEQALQLLQDADPALFLSPSTDLAAAARVASQHIYSSLASFSPVQPSLLPTLLADTAFDAEQIWSQIELLARPILPLLRRQLRHLEQQPPSQPQAALPVETPADVEELSDDGHDSEMDGLKELEEIDDDEDLGDDDDDDDDDDEEEEEEEEEEEELDRRGGVLKGLEDQFLKIDEMAEFLDKGDEEEYGGSANQGEKKETKSWMEESDDEGEEDIDDDDDEGEDDDDEGQLDLEDFEDDDEEGEGEDGGGIMYKDFFMKGHKQQVKQRGGSTKKVQFKDEANETELGGSEINDGNEKHGLSTHEKELLKTRAKIEQMEKANLEPGTWTMQGEVTASSRPKNSALEVDLDFEHNVRPAPVITEEITASLEEMIKKRIAEGHFDDVEKPSLIPSKAPKEHKELDESKSKKGLAELYEDDYAQKAGIAPAPLSISDELKKEANTLFKRICLKLDALSHFHFAPKPVIEDMSVQANVPALAMEEIAPVAVSDAAMLAPEEIFGGKGDIKEEGELTQAERKRRRANKKRRYAGSHKERPAKLQKD from the exons ATGTCTGCGCACAAG AACACCTGTGAGACAGCTTCCTCCCACAGGGAGGAAGCAGAGAAGGGTGAGCAGGCGCTGCAGCTGCTACAGGATGCAGACCCAgctctcttcctctccccatCCACGGAccttgctgccgccgcccgtgTGGCCTCACAGCACATCTACTCCTCGCTAGCATCGTTCTCCCCTGTGCAGCCGTCCCTGCTCCCCACCCTCCTTGCAGACACGGCCTTTGATGCTGAGCAGATTTGGTCCCAGATCGAGCTGCTCGCCCGTCCAATCCTCCCCCTCTTgcgccgccagctccgccaCCTTGAGCAGCAGCCCCCGTCACAACCACAGGCGGCTCTTCCTGTGGAGACACCTGCTGATGTTGAGGAGCTGTCAGATGACGGACATGATAGTGAAATGGATGGGTtgaaggagctggaggagatagatgatgatgaggatttgggagacgatgacgatgacgatgatgatgatgatgaggaggaggaggaggaggaggaggaggaggaggaattgGATAGGAGAGGAGGGGTTTTGAAAGGTTTGGAAGACCAGTTCCTGAAGATAGATGAGATGGCGGAGTTCCTGGATAAGGGGGATGAAGAGGAGTATGGCGGCAGTGCCAACCAAGGAGAGAAGAAGGAAACAAAAAGCTGGATGGAGGAGAGTGATGATGAGGGTGAGGAGGacatagatgatgatgacgatgagggcgaagatgatgatgatgaaggtcAATTGGAT TTGGAAGATTTTGAGGATGACGATGAAGAGGGTGAAGGAGAAGACGGTGGAGGTATAAT GTACAAAGATTTTTTTATGAAAGGCCATAAGCAGCAAGTCAAACAGAGAGGTGGTTCCACAAAGAAAGTTCAATTCAAGGATGAAGCAAATGAAACTGAACTTGGTGGCAGTGAGATCAATGATGGAAAT GAAAAACATGGTCTCTCAACCCATGAAAAGGAGCTTCTGAAGACGCGTGCTAAAATAGAACAAATGGAGAAAGCTAATCTTGAACCCGGTACTTGGACCATGCAGGGAGAG GTTACTGCTTCAAGCAGGCCCAAAAACAGCGCCTTAGAAGTGGACCTTGATTTTGAGCACAATGTAAGACCTGCCCCAGTAATCACTGAGGAAATCACAGCTTCTCTTGAAGAGATGATAAAGAAAAGAATTGCAGAG GGTCATTTTGATGATGTTGAGAAACCTTCTCTCATTCCATCTAAAGCTCCCAAGGAGCATAAGGAACTG GATGAAAGTAAGAGCAAAAAGGGTCTTGCTGAACTGTATGAG GATGATTATGCACAAAAAGCAGGCATTGCACCTGCCCCTCTATCTATTTCAGATGAACTAAAGAAAGAG GCAAATACTTTATTTAAGAGGATATGCTTGAAGTTGGATGCGCTATCACATTTCCACTTTGCTCCAAAGCCG GTCATCGAAGATATGTCTGTACAAGCTAATGTGCCAGCCTTAGCAATGGAAGAG ATTGCACCTGTAGCTGTTTCTGATGCTGCGATGCTAGCTCCTGAAGAAATATTTGGAGGAAAAGGCGATATTAAGGAAGAGGGGGAGCTTACACAGGCTGAGCGCAAAAGAAGAAGAGCCAACAAGAAAAGGAGATATGCAG GATCACACAAGGAGAGGCCAGCCAAGTTGCAGAAAGATTAG